The Mauremys reevesii isolate NIE-2019 unplaced genomic scaffold, ASM1616193v1 Contig40, whole genome shotgun sequence genome contains a region encoding:
- the LOC120394184 gene encoding uncharacterized protein LOC120394184, with protein MESRFAYNLHHKVSTNSSGNFACLYQHIDGQMKNSFLSAAWYLNVTANILQANNSSPGMQPSCEEMVLWLILGSTIPSGLFVILVCFLLMKKGLSKCRHTRIQDISHKSRSTEDKPDSASPTGYFQEKAPQGNKDIDGSYESLNAITMEDTPYSTLPVIDAPASTTSECQPNVPFYEEAGDFATQMSRCSSSDSDGYEGEPVRS; from the exons ATGGAAAGCAGATTTGCCTACAACCTACATCACAAAGTGAGCACAAACAGCTCTGGAAACTTTGCTTGTTTGTATCAGCACATAGATGGCCAGATGAAGAATTCGTTTCTCAGTGCAGCCTGGTACCTGAATGTCACAG CTAACATCTTGCAGGCTAATAACAGTAGCCCTGGAATGCAACCATCTTGCGAAG AAATGGTCCTTTGGTTAATATTGGGATCTACAATTCCTTCTGGCCTGTTTGTAATTTTGGTGTGTTTCCTATTGATGAAAAAAG GTCTATCTAAATGCAGACATACAAG AATACAAGATATCAGTCACAAAAGCAGGAGCACTGAAGATAAGCCAGACA GTGCATCTCCCACTGGATATTTCCAGGAAAAG GCACCACAAGGTAACAAAGATATTGATGGATCATATGAAAGTTTGAATGCCATCACCATGGAGGACACACCTTACTCCACACTTCCTGTGATAGACGCCCCTGCCTCAACAACCTCTGAGTGCC AACCCAATGTGCCATTCTATGAAGAGGCAGGAGACTTTGCAACTCAAATGTCTCGGTGCAGCTCTTCAGACAGTGATGGCTAtgaaggagagccagtgaggagCTGA